In the Gossypium arboreum isolate Shixiya-1 chromosome 10, ASM2569848v2, whole genome shotgun sequence genome, one interval contains:
- the LOC108487669 gene encoding uncharacterized protein LOC108487669 codes for MSKPYFIQGDRNRVTSDERMVQLDELDEWQINVEEQSRKYNEETKQLHDVHVRRLSLFKVGDKVLLEKLEPRMFPSELKSRGSNPFVVLNIFPYGTIEVAHYEFNTFKVNSTCLKRYFGSKTDNEREKLQLQDPS; via the coding sequence ATGTCGAAGCCATATTTTATTCAAGGTGACAGAAATCGAGTGACAAGTGATGAACGAATGGTGCAGCTCgacgaactagatgaatggcaaatAAATGTTGAAGAGCAATCGAGAAAATACAATGAAGAAACAAAGCAACTCCATGATGTGCATGTAAGGAGGCTGAGCTTATTCAAGGTTGGGGACAAAGTACTGCTAGAAAAATTGGAGCCACGGATGTTTCCTTCGGAGCTTAAGTCAAGAGGGTCAAACCCATTTGTGGTACTAAAcatttttccatacggtacaaTTGAGGTAGCACATTATGAATTCAACACATTCAAGGTAAACAGTACTTGTCTCAAACGTTATTTTGGTAGTAAAACTGATAATGAGAGAGAGAAGCTCCAGCTCCAAGATCCATCGTAA